One Cryobacterium roopkundense genomic region harbors:
- a CDS encoding GNAT family N-acetyltransferase encodes MAATAVRNAVETEGYDTTELNFSAEEVLPIWLNQAHEPMRLFAARVDGAVVARAVYETLLDPNVPFAWLTVQVLPEFRRRGLGTALADRLESLARDEHRHTQVTYAVSREGPGDRLPSPTGFGSVPLANPEVRFLLRRGYALEQVERGSRLALPVDVTDLARLLVDCAPVAGTDYSLQFWSGPTPSRWLRDMALLHTRMSTDAPTAGLEEPEDVYTIERLQTVENLAATGPRTILTAVVVHAPTGRLAGFTQLSVPTEVDRPVAQEDTLVLREHRGHRLGMLLKIANLQQLARLHPGHPSVITFNAEENRHMLDVNEAIGFGPIGYEGAWKRIEK; translated from the coding sequence GTGGCAGCGACAGCCGTACGCAACGCCGTCGAAACCGAAGGCTACGACACGACCGAACTCAACTTCTCAGCAGAAGAGGTGCTGCCGATCTGGCTCAATCAGGCGCACGAACCCATGCGTCTGTTTGCCGCCCGGGTGGATGGTGCAGTCGTGGCGCGAGCAGTTTACGAGACCCTGCTCGACCCCAACGTTCCCTTTGCGTGGCTGACCGTGCAGGTATTGCCCGAGTTTCGTCGTCGCGGCCTGGGCACAGCACTTGCCGACCGCCTCGAATCACTTGCCCGTGACGAGCACCGACACACTCAGGTCACCTATGCCGTATCGCGTGAGGGCCCCGGCGACCGGCTACCGAGCCCGACGGGGTTTGGCTCCGTGCCGCTGGCCAACCCCGAAGTCCGATTTCTGCTGAGGCGGGGGTACGCGTTAGAACAGGTGGAACGCGGTAGCCGCTTGGCCCTGCCCGTCGACGTCACGGATTTGGCCCGACTACTGGTGGATTGCGCGCCCGTCGCGGGCACCGACTACAGCCTTCAGTTTTGGAGCGGCCCGACACCGTCGCGTTGGCTCAGAGACATGGCGCTCCTGCATACCCGAATGAGCACGGATGCCCCGACCGCCGGCCTGGAGGAACCCGAGGATGTCTACACGATCGAGCGGCTCCAAACCGTGGAGAACCTCGCGGCGACCGGTCCACGCACCATACTCACCGCGGTCGTCGTGCACGCACCCACCGGCCGTCTGGCCGGTTTCACCCAGCTGTCGGTTCCGACAGAGGTCGACAGGCCCGTTGCGCAGGAAGACACCCTCGTTCTTCGCGAACACAGGGGGCACCGCCTGGGCATGCTGCTGAAAATTGCCAACCTGCAGCAACTCGCCCGGCTGCACCCTGGGCATCCGTCGGTGATCACGTTCAACGCCGAGGAGAACCGACACATGCTCGACGTCAATGAGGCCATCGGTTTCGGTCCGATCGGTTACGAGGGCGCCTGGAAGCGCATCGAAAAGTAG
- a CDS encoding NAD(P)/FAD-dependent oxidoreductase, which translates to MNDDVRSEERYDCVVIGAGPAGLSAALNLTRARMRVLVVDSDRPRHAATLVSHGFLTRDGVPPHELRRLAREEVERYPEAEVLQRCSVASIDVEADADAPALRFVTRITGRTPSLSRSVRSRTVLVATGLRETLPDVPGLRGFYGMSLFSCVACDGYEMGSRPLALIGETDDLFRRALLVAQWSPQVTVFTNGVARLTPNEETDLGDRGIRVERRAIDELEGDRGQLTAVRLRGGERVAVTGGFVRPVWHPIVDFLASLNLDIDGSGHLITDRDGRTSLPGMYAAGDVTAPGPQQLIVAAGAGARSAASITHDLLGVAAG; encoded by the coding sequence GCGTCGTGATCGGAGCCGGCCCGGCCGGGCTTTCCGCGGCCCTCAACCTGACGCGAGCCCGCATGCGCGTGCTCGTCGTCGACAGCGACCGTCCGAGGCACGCCGCCACCCTGGTGTCGCACGGTTTTCTCACCCGCGACGGCGTGCCACCGCACGAACTGCGCCGGCTCGCCCGTGAAGAAGTTGAACGCTATCCCGAGGCAGAGGTGCTGCAGCGGTGCTCGGTGGCCTCCATCGACGTCGAAGCGGATGCCGACGCCCCGGCCCTACGCTTCGTCACGCGGATCACGGGGCGCACTCCCTCACTCTCTCGCAGTGTGCGCAGCCGCACTGTGCTCGTGGCGACCGGACTGCGCGAGACCCTGCCCGATGTGCCGGGACTCCGAGGCTTCTATGGCATGAGCTTGTTCAGCTGCGTTGCCTGCGATGGCTACGAGATGGGTAGCCGTCCGCTCGCGCTGATCGGCGAAACTGATGACCTGTTCCGCCGCGCCCTGCTCGTGGCGCAGTGGAGTCCTCAGGTGACGGTGTTCACGAACGGCGTTGCTCGCCTGACACCTAACGAGGAGACTGACCTCGGCGATCGCGGCATCCGGGTGGAGCGACGCGCCATTGACGAACTTGAAGGTGATCGCGGACAGCTCACGGCAGTGCGGCTGCGGGGCGGGGAACGCGTGGCCGTGACCGGTGGATTCGTGCGTCCGGTCTGGCACCCCATTGTGGATTTTCTGGCCTCCCTGAACCTCGACATCGACGGCTCGGGCCACCTCATCACAGATCGTGACGGCCGTACGAGCCTGCCTGGCATGTATGCGGCCGGAGACGTGACGGCTCCGGGGCCGCAACAGCTCATCGTGGCGGCGGGAGCGGGTGCCCGCTCGGCCGCCAGCATCACCCACGACCTGCTCGGTGTGGCCGCCGGCTGA
- the smc gene encoding chromosome segregation protein SMC, with protein sequence MYLKSLTLKGFKSFAQSTTFAFEPGVTCVVGPNGSGKSNVVDALAWVMGEQGVKTLRGGKMEDVIFAGTSTRGPLGRAAVILTIDNSDGALPIDYSEVTISRTLFRNGASEYAINGRNCRLLDVQELLSDSGLGREMHVIVGQGQLDAVLRASPEERRGFIEEAAGILKHRRRKEKTLRKLEGMQTNLTRLSDLAGEIRRQLKPLGRQAEIAREAQSIAAVLRDARARLLADEVVTLRTALDRHGRTESERHSERLVLQEQLSHTEQRVQRLEAAQVGDEVDRARRTSFGLESAQERLRGLFTLANQRLALLGSQSESTHTGPSVTSADVESAEADTARLRDKIEAADAAWDAARAASAGARGRLDAANDEVAAQAVLVSGHDLEISKLTGRSEAAASRLAAVRGEVLRQQNARNAAAERRVQAEALLAETEAAQDPAAEGGTTDGGDVAGASADGPAHAERFELAQAAVRATQAEVERLRDELHTHERERDTQEARRGAFSLALDQKDGSSALVRARLAGIRGGVAEHVRVLPGFEAAIAASLGSLTDAVLADDRASAYDAIVRATTDDLGRVALVVAGPAGGSENAPIIEQLPPGVVQASSVVDAPWGVLRLLENRLIADDLETAHTVSLETGATVITKAGEVLSAWVLQGGTGAARSTLELVAERDTAAEKLTAVTSLVEKTRFDLAEQRTLLTAFQDQTAAARTALRAHEAEQTRQVDRVNRATVQVEASRADLERLQKALDLATNAVVEVETTAAAAAADLAAARSRARPLLDVTARDAVNQELESLRETEVEARLRVDTARERVRSSESRARSLARQLEADQAAADKAARLAVIRRRQIDAASGVAEQLPAVLAAVERSLSEARRCLTAAEAERTSQSAELQKLRQGESALRDRLQAVTENVHGLELQIYEKKLQLTGLLERAGSELGLVETVLVAEYGPAELIPPDPTAGGDGEAAAMPFEREQQQRRFIAAERKLAQLGRVNPLALEEFAALEQRHKFLTEQLTDLTNTRTDLLTIIEEIDGKMQTIFADAFDDTRAAFAEVFPVLFPGGSGSIWLTDPDALLTTGIEVSVKPAGKKIERLSLLSGGERSLAAVALLIAIFKARPSPFYIMDEVEAALDDANLGRLLTIFEDLRESSQLIVITHQKRTMEIADALYGVSMRQDGVSAVVGQRVGRETVAVV encoded by the coding sequence GTGTACTTGAAAAGCCTCACCCTCAAGGGTTTCAAGTCGTTCGCGCAGTCCACCACGTTTGCGTTCGAGCCCGGAGTCACGTGTGTCGTGGGGCCGAACGGTTCGGGAAAGTCCAATGTCGTCGACGCCCTCGCCTGGGTGATGGGTGAGCAGGGCGTTAAGACCCTTCGCGGCGGAAAGATGGAAGACGTGATCTTCGCCGGCACGTCGACGAGGGGCCCGCTCGGCCGGGCGGCCGTCATCCTCACGATCGACAACTCAGACGGTGCCCTCCCCATCGACTATTCTGAGGTCACCATCTCTCGCACTCTCTTTCGCAATGGCGCAAGCGAGTATGCGATCAACGGCCGTAACTGCCGCCTCCTCGATGTGCAGGAACTCCTCAGCGACTCTGGCCTCGGCCGTGAGATGCACGTCATCGTGGGCCAGGGCCAACTCGATGCCGTCTTGCGGGCCAGTCCAGAGGAACGACGTGGATTCATCGAAGAGGCTGCCGGAATACTCAAGCACCGCAGGCGCAAGGAAAAGACCCTGCGCAAGCTTGAGGGCATGCAGACCAACCTCACCCGGTTGAGCGATCTCGCCGGTGAAATTCGCCGCCAGCTGAAGCCGCTCGGCCGGCAGGCCGAGATAGCCCGGGAGGCACAGTCGATCGCGGCAGTCTTGCGTGACGCTCGCGCCCGGCTGCTCGCCGACGAGGTCGTCACGCTGCGCACTGCGCTCGACCGGCACGGCCGAACAGAGAGCGAACGTCACTCCGAGCGCCTCGTGCTGCAGGAACAGCTTTCACACACCGAGCAGCGAGTGCAACGCCTGGAGGCCGCGCAGGTCGGCGATGAGGTCGACCGTGCCCGGCGCACGAGCTTCGGATTGGAGTCGGCGCAGGAACGCTTGCGCGGGCTGTTCACCCTCGCGAATCAGCGGCTCGCACTGCTCGGCTCCCAGTCCGAGTCCACCCACACCGGCCCGAGCGTGACGTCCGCCGACGTCGAGTCTGCGGAAGCCGACACCGCCCGACTTCGCGACAAGATCGAGGCAGCGGACGCCGCGTGGGACGCCGCGCGGGCCGCGAGCGCCGGCGCTCGCGGCCGCCTGGATGCCGCTAACGACGAGGTCGCTGCCCAAGCCGTGCTCGTTTCAGGGCATGACCTTGAGATCTCGAAGCTCACGGGTCGAAGTGAGGCCGCGGCTTCCCGTCTGGCCGCGGTGCGCGGCGAAGTGCTGCGGCAGCAGAACGCTCGCAATGCGGCAGCAGAACGCCGTGTGCAGGCGGAGGCACTCCTCGCCGAGACTGAGGCGGCTCAGGACCCTGCAGCCGAGGGTGGCACAACCGATGGCGGCGACGTCGCCGGGGCGAGCGCTGACGGGCCAGCGCATGCCGAGCGGTTCGAGCTGGCGCAGGCTGCCGTTCGGGCCACCCAGGCTGAGGTTGAGCGGCTTCGCGACGAGCTTCACACGCACGAGCGTGAACGTGACACCCAGGAGGCCCGACGTGGTGCATTCTCGCTCGCGCTCGACCAAAAAGACGGCTCGTCGGCGCTCGTGCGAGCGCGACTCGCCGGAATCCGGGGCGGCGTCGCCGAGCACGTTCGAGTACTCCCTGGTTTCGAGGCCGCGATCGCCGCGTCCCTCGGGTCCCTTACCGATGCGGTTCTGGCCGATGACAGGGCCTCGGCTTATGACGCCATCGTGCGGGCGACCACGGATGACCTGGGCCGGGTGGCGTTGGTCGTTGCCGGTCCAGCCGGCGGCTCCGAGAACGCGCCGATAATCGAACAGCTCCCGCCCGGAGTCGTGCAGGCTTCGTCTGTCGTCGACGCCCCCTGGGGCGTTCTTCGTCTTCTGGAGAACAGACTCATCGCCGACGACCTCGAGACCGCTCACACCGTGAGCCTTGAGACCGGCGCCACAGTGATCACGAAGGCTGGCGAGGTGCTGTCAGCCTGGGTGCTCCAGGGGGGCACCGGTGCCGCTCGCAGCACGCTGGAGTTGGTGGCCGAACGGGACACAGCGGCCGAGAAACTCACCGCCGTCACGTCGCTCGTGGAAAAGACTCGATTCGACCTCGCGGAGCAACGGACTCTCCTGACGGCCTTCCAGGACCAGACTGCAGCCGCTCGCACCGCCTTGCGGGCGCACGAGGCAGAGCAGACCCGCCAGGTCGACCGCGTGAACCGAGCAACCGTGCAGGTCGAGGCCAGTCGCGCCGATCTCGAGCGCCTGCAGAAGGCACTCGATCTCGCGACGAACGCCGTGGTCGAGGTCGAAACGACTGCGGCGGCCGCTGCCGCCGATCTCGCGGCGGCACGATCACGCGCACGCCCGTTGCTCGACGTCACGGCACGGGACGCCGTGAACCAGGAACTCGAATCTCTGCGGGAAACCGAAGTGGAGGCCAGGCTGCGGGTCGACACCGCCCGGGAACGCGTACGATCGAGCGAGTCCCGGGCCCGGTCGCTCGCCCGCCAGCTGGAGGCGGATCAGGCTGCAGCCGACAAGGCAGCGAGGCTGGCGGTCATTCGTCGCCGCCAGATAGACGCAGCTTCCGGCGTCGCCGAGCAACTTCCCGCAGTGCTTGCGGCGGTTGAACGTTCTTTGAGCGAGGCCAGGCGGTGCCTCACGGCCGCAGAGGCGGAACGCACGAGCCAGAGTGCAGAGCTGCAGAAGCTGCGTCAGGGGGAGAGCGCACTACGCGATCGTCTCCAGGCCGTGACCGAGAACGTGCACGGCCTTGAGCTGCAGATCTACGAGAAGAAGCTTCAGCTCACCGGGCTGCTTGAGCGAGCGGGCAGCGAGCTCGGCCTGGTCGAGACCGTTCTCGTGGCCGAGTACGGGCCGGCGGAACTCATCCCGCCCGACCCGACGGCAGGGGGTGATGGCGAGGCAGCTGCGATGCCCTTCGAGCGCGAGCAACAGCAGCGTCGATTCATCGCAGCCGAGCGCAAGCTCGCCCAATTGGGTCGGGTGAATCCGCTCGCGCTTGAGGAGTTCGCAGCACTTGAGCAACGCCATAAATTTCTCACCGAGCAGCTCACCGACCTCACAAACACCCGCACCGACCTGCTCACGATCATCGAGGAGATCGACGGCAAGATGCAGACGATCTTCGCTGACGCCTTCGACGACACCAGGGCCGCCTTCGCGGAGGTGTTCCCGGTGCTCTTTCCCGGGGGGAGCGGCAGCATCTGGCTCACCGACCCGGATGCCCTGCTCACCACCGGAATCGAGGTCTCGGTCAAGCCCGCCGGCAAGAAGATCGAACGTCTTTCCCTGCTGTCAGGCGGAGAACGCTCCCTCGCTGCCGTGGCCCTGCTCATCGCCATCTTCAAGGCACGACCGAGCCCGTTCTACATCATGGACGAGGTGGAAGCCGCCCTCGATGACGCGAACCTCGGCCGCCTGCTCACGATCTTCGAAGACCTGCGCGAAAGCAGCCAGCTCATTGTCATCACTCATCAAAAGCGCACCATGGAGATAGCGGATGCCCTCTACGGTGTGTCGATGCGACAGGACGGCGTCTCGGCCGTCGTCGGCCAGCGCGTGGGACGTGAGACCGTGGCCGTCGTTTGA
- a CDS encoding HutD family protein → MEIIRYRDLKPASWRNGGGSTREVASFPIGAPDFDWRISIADVDAAGDFSAFPGVDRILTLIDGDLLVLTVDGVEHAMERYRPFRFSGDSATSCMLPVGATRDLNVMSRRSAVKAYLSIVELSKTRAHPIFADQFGILLQGNAVVASGAGDSTELGTLDAVRGDEPAPEVLGRGFLAVVTLEPLEPTTELA, encoded by the coding sequence ATGGAGATCATTCGGTATCGAGACCTCAAGCCAGCTTCGTGGCGCAACGGGGGCGGCAGCACACGGGAGGTCGCGTCCTTCCCCATCGGGGCGCCGGACTTCGACTGGCGTATCAGCATCGCCGACGTGGACGCGGCCGGAGATTTCTCGGCATTTCCGGGCGTCGACCGCATACTGACCCTGATCGACGGAGACCTCCTCGTGCTCACCGTGGACGGTGTCGAGCATGCCATGGAGAGGTACCGTCCCTTCAGGTTTTCCGGAGACAGCGCCACGAGCTGCATGCTGCCGGTCGGCGCGACCCGCGACCTAAACGTGATGTCACGACGCAGTGCTGTTAAGGCCTACCTGTCGATCGTTGAGCTGTCCAAAACACGGGCGCATCCCATTTTCGCTGACCAGTTCGGTATTCTGCTGCAGGGCAACGCCGTCGTGGCGAGCGGTGCCGGTGACAGCACAGAACTCGGAACTCTCGACGCTGTTCGGGGAGACGAACCCGCCCCAGAGGTGCTCGGCCGGGGATTTCTGGCCGTGGTCACGCTCGAACCGCTCGAACCGACGACAGAATTGGCCTGA